A region from the Chrysoperla carnea chromosome 4, inChrCarn1.1, whole genome shotgun sequence genome encodes:
- the LOC123298396 gene encoding MIP18 family protein galla-1, with the protein MLQFFQRRKSDELKSNPIVPNENYFENEIDLKNSVYDFIRTIKDPEKPQTLEDLNVVYEDGITIQPPTTGNVSVVRVEFNPTVPHCSLATLIGLCIRVKLEKNIPQYLKLDIYIKKGTHDTEDEINKQINDKERIAAAMENPNLKELVANCIKEED; encoded by the exons atgttgcaattttttcaaagaagaaAATCGGATGAACTGAAGAGTAATCCTATTGTGCCAAATGAAAATTACTTCGAAAatgaaatagatttaaaaaatagtgtttatg ATTTTATAAGAACAATTAAAGATCCGGAAAAACCACAAACGTTAGAAGATTTAAATGTTGTTTATGAAGATGGTATCACc ATTCAGCCTCCAACAACGGGAAATGTTAGTGTAGTACGTGTTGAATTTAATCCAACTGTTCCACATTGTTCATTAGCAACTTTAATAGGACTTTGTATTCGAgtaaaattagagaaaaatattccacaatacttaaaattagatatttatataaaaaaaggaacTCATGATACGGAAGATGAAA ttaataaacaaataaatgataaagAAAGAATAGCGGCAGCTATGGAAAACCCTAATTTGAAAGAATTAGTGGCAAATTGTATAAAAGAAGAAGACTAA